The segment tttttttctctcttctgtTGCAGCGATGGTGAAGGGACCTGGACTTTACTCCGATATCGGCAAAAAAGCTAGaggtatttttcatttttttcgttTTATTCCGTTTTCATTTCATTGTTTTGGTACTTGTATTGTtcggattttttaaaaatgttgttgtatgaatttttttaaaattgtagtactatttttgaaatatttgatacGCTCTagttgatatttttgaagatttatGTGTAACGTAATTTGGTGCCATGGAAACAGCTCTGATTCTCTTAAAATGTTGTTGCATCCTTgttgaattataaaaaaaattatactattttgtTGGATACACGATATGCAActgtttgatatttttgaagagtccgagcaataTAGATTAGTGCCATGTAAATACGTTGctactttttttttggaattattCAATAAGCACCtgttaatatttttgaagagtttgagcaagtgtatttattatatctggaggaaattatttttttcattgctGTTTGGTAGTTACTCTATCTTAATCTATGTAGCACCTTTTTGGTTTTTGAGAGTTTGAACTTTTTAAAAACGATTTTAACTGTTAATTCGGACATGGaactttttttaagtttttagaAATACATTTACATTTTTGGTAACGATGGAGAAGTACTGAAATTGATAATTTGAAGTGCATAAGAAAATTTCACAGTAAGGTGCTACATTAATGAAATGGAGGAAGTTTATAAAACTTTatttgtacaaaattaaacatggAGATTggttttgatgaaaaaaattatcaaatgaaCTTCATGTGTGGTGGTAATTGATGGAtattgtatcttttttttttgtttttagatCTTCTGTACAGGGACTATGTCAGTGACCATAAGTTCACCATCACTACGTTCAGCACAACGGGAGTGGTTAGTTTCTTCCTggatatgtatatgattatcATTTAAACTTTTTGCTTATTGTTCATTCGCGATTGTGTTTTGGGGTGTGGGATGGGGGAGCTGTAGTTTCTGTGGTCAAGTGTGAAATTGTGACAAATTTTTCGAGTATACTGGAAATTAGAAGAAGTTAAGGTGTATATGTGGAGCGGGGGTGAATAAACTTGTGCTTATGCTGCTCCTGGGAAGATGGGGGGAGAAACTAATTACTTTAGGAATAAAGAATGAGATGTCATCTGATTTACATTTTGCTGGTACATGCGactgataattattttcatcttttggAATAGGAAATTTAGGATTTAAGATCTATGGATTCAGTATCTAATTTTAGCAATGAATCtgttgtatttttaaaattatggttCATATAAACTATTTGTTGGGATtttaatgaaactttatacacAAATTTATGCTATGAAAATTACCGTTTTAGATGAATCCGGTACACATGGCTACATTAGCCTCTGGTCATTTTGTTACTTTACTAACTTCCAGCAGAGTGTTTGTATTTCACGGGAGGGACTTCACAATGCATGTAATGGATTCTTCACATTGTTTGAGAATGAAATCTTGTTATTGTAATTGTTTTGTGGTCAAGTAAGACTTCCAAGTATATGTTGCTAAAGTTTGTCTTACATTTCAGGCTATTACCTCATCTGGTCTGAAGAAAGGTGAACTATTCTTGGCGGATGTTAGCACCCAGctgaaaaacaaaaacattacaACTGATGTAAAAGTGGACACGAATTCCAATGTGAGTTCATTTTTCATTACTGGTATCTCATATTTATTAGTATGTACTATATTTAGCAACTTCTATTGGGAGATACAGTATTGCATTTATACATCTTTGGAGATACTAGGTGCTCAACAGTCAACAGGTTAAGTTTTGACTTGTGAGTTAGATTGACCTGGCCACACTTTGTTCAAACTTTCTCAATCCTTCAAGTATCCGTTTCCCTGAATTTATAACCCACAAAGATCAAGAAAATCGACAGTAAAAATGAAGGATTCCCACTGCAGTTACTTTGTTATCATTTTCTTCCTTATGAGCTGATTTAATGCTCTGCGAGCCCATGGAGTCGATAGCTTTCTCCTTGATGTTATTGAAAGATTGTTTGTTAGTTTAGCTTGGTGTCTATGATTTGTTTTCACACTTGCAGTTAACCATATTAATATGTAGTCCAACAACTATAAGGCTGTAATTAAAATGTTTGGATAGTCACTTCACCAATATCTACTATAGTTTTAACTTTTATGTTTCCCATTTGTGCCCTCTTCCCCATGTCGCTGTTGGATCTCTCGTGCAGACTTGCTTTAATCCACATAATGGCATCTTAGGTGTTAGCTTAACAATTGCCTTGGAGATGGTGTGCATGCTTCCTTAAATATAATTTCCCCCTATTGCATCCCCCCAACCCCGATGTATACCTCCAAACGTTAACTTATAGTAATCGAAGACTGAATTCGTCAAGCATGATAGTGAAGACGAGTTTTGTggtatttaaaaaaagagttgCACAATCAAAGTCAGAGGATAGTCAATCTGTGAGGAGAATATCTCCTCTGCACTCTCAGAAGAAGTTGTCCGTCTTCCGTTTTGAATTTTCAACTTTTCAGAAGTTCAAGTTTGTTTCATCAAACTGAGCTGTGGGGCGATACAAGAATATGCTAAGTAACTTTGATTGAATGATGCAGCTTTACACCACCATCACTGTTGATGAACCTGCACCAGGACTCAAGACAATTTTCAGCTTTGTTGTACCAGACCAGAAGTCTGGAAAGGTATTAACTTTATTTCTCTGTAGCTGGCTGGTAGTTTAGTGAACTGCGTTATACTAAGCAAAAAGTATTATGTTACAGGTAGAGCTCCAGTACTTGCATGAGTATGCTGGGATCAACACTAGCATTGGACTTACAGCAAGTCCTCTTGTCAACTTCTCTGGCGTTGCTGGAAACAACATTGTTGCTTTGGGCACTGATGTATCATTTGACACTGCCACAGGCAATTTCACAAAATGCAATGCTGGTCTGAGTTTTTCTTCGTCTGATCTGATTGCTTCCTTAGCATTGTAAGTATTTACATGATGTCTTTTTTGGACATAATGTTTTTGTTAGTTTCTTCATGGAACAAAATCCGTCTTTTAGCCATTTGTTCTCTTTCTAACCGTCAAAGGATACCTTGCAACGTCTTGGTTTTCTATCTTTCTGCAAGAAACACTTTTGgcatttgaattttttcatgttttactaAAGAATGATTTGTCTCCTCTACTGATGAGATGCTATATTGAAATGATATGATGGCTGTAAAATTGCATCAAAGTTCTAGTACTAATTTGCTGAGATTGCGACAATTGGACCAACATGTTCCATCATCATCTTTGTTGTTTTCTTATCTTTGAACTTTTGTGGACTGAGTACTAATTTTATGCAGGAATGACAAGGGTGATACTGTCAGTGCTTCCTACTACCACACCGTGAAGCCAGTGACAAACACAGCTGTTGGTGCAGAGTTGACTCACAGCTTCTCAAGCAATGAGAACACACTCACCATTGGGACACAGCATTTGTTGGACCCATTGACCACAGTGAAGGCTCGCGTTAACAGCTATGGTAAGGCAAGTGCTCTCATTCAACACGAGTGGCGACCAAAATCCCTCTTCACAATATCAGGTGAAGTTGACACTAGGGCAATTGAAAAGAGCGCTAAGATCGGGTTGGCTGTAGCCCTCAAGCCATGAGTGTGTTACTACCTTACAGTAAAGTGAGTGAAGCTGTGTCATTTTGTATGATCCAGAGTAATAAATTAGATAGATTTGTTTCAGCACATTATCCTTCTGCGCCGGTGAGAATAACCTTAAGCTGGTAATGCGAACTCATGAATTTTTGCTAAGATCCATCCTAAATGTTGATTTTGAGGGGACTGGTTTTTAACCTTTCGCCTGGGCTTCATCATTCGCCTAAGTAATTAATCTTTCTTCCAATTGATACTTTGTAGTCATAATTAAGATGAATCGGAAAGTCTCTCTGCATAGTAGGATACTTTATGATCTTTGAAGTTTTTAAGTACAAAACGAACCATAATGATGTTCAGCATCATAGCCTAAATATGTTCACTTGATGTGAACTGTTTGTTACCTCTGTACAGAAGACGCATCCTCTGGCTCATGAGGAATGAAAACAGCAGATGTATTAGATGAGACACTTATCTCTTTCATTGCATCAAAGTATTGGGTGATCAAAATCATGTCCATGACATCCTTTGTTGATGCCCCTGGAACACTAGTAGAGAAGCCAATAACACTTTCTTTGAGCCCTTCTACGATAGCTTGTCGTTGACGAGCAATTCCTAGCCCTGCTAAGTACTTTGATTCTGCTTCTCCCTCTGCTTGCTTTATCTGCAGAATCTTCTCTCCTTCTGCTTTCTCAAATGCAGCTTCTCTCAATCTTGAAGCTAGTTAATACATGCACCAAAACTAGTTATCACATGTTGAAAACCAAAAAGTGGTTCTAGACCAAAGCACCAAAACTAGTAATCAAGTAATCACATGTTGAAGCCAAAAAAGTGGTTCTAaaccaaaaaacaaaaagttgACCAACAAGTCTCTTGGTAAATAGTACTCGCTCTGTCCCGTTTTATGTGAGATAGTTTGATTCGGCACAGAGTTTAACGAAAGAAAGGAagatttttaaaacttgtggttCAAAATGAATGATAGAAATTTGTGTGGTTGTAATCATTTCACTAAatgtaaaattgatattttataattaaattgttaCTTTATATAGAAATgtgttattctttttgaaactgaCTAAAAATGAAAGCAAGTCACATAAAATGGAATCGAATATAGGGAGTATCATTTTCCAACATTTCCCAGGAAAACTCTGTAGCAATACGAACAACTCTTTACTTCCATTTAGTGGggagaaacaaaaaaacaattgaAGTATCAGCCAAACCTGCATTAATCTCATTCATTGAACTTTTCACTTGATCATCTGGTTCAACATCTACAATAAGAGCCTGAAGTATCTCATATCCATAAAGAGACATAACCTATGTAATTCCACAAGGAAAATC is part of the Solanum lycopersicum chromosome 1, SLM_r2.1 genome and harbors:
- the LOC101250327 gene encoding mitochondrial outer membrane protein porin of 36 kDa — encoded protein: MVKGPGLYSDIGKKARDLLYRDYVSDHKFTITTFSTTGVAITSSGLKKGELFLADVSTQLKNKNITTDVKVDTNSNLYTTITVDEPAPGLKTIFSFVVPDQKSGKVELQYLHEYAGINTSIGLTASPLVNFSGVAGNNIVALGTDVSFDTATGNFTKCNAGLSFSSSDLIASLALNDKGDTVSASYYHTVKPVTNTAVGAELTHSFSSNENTLTIGTQHLLDPLTTVKARVNSYGKASALIQHEWRPKSLFTISGEVDTRAIEKSAKIGLAVALKP
- the LOC101250039 gene encoding hypersensitive-induced response protein 1; translated protein: MGQAFGCIQVDQSTIAIKENFGKYDDVLGPGFHFMPWCLGSQLAGYLSLRVQQLDITCESKTKDNVFVTLVASIQYRALADKAADAFYKLSNTKEQIQAYVFDVIRATIPTLELDKVFEQKTEIAKTVGERLEKVMSLYGYEILQALIVDVEPDDQVKSSMNEINAASRLREAAFEKAEGEKILQIKQAEGEAESKYLAGLGIARQRQAIVEGLKESVIGFSTSVPGASTKDVMDMILITQYFDAMKEISVSSNTSAVFIPHEPEDASSVQR